One window of the Carnobacterium maltaromaticum DSM 20342 genome contains the following:
- a CDS encoding aldose 1-epimerase family protein, with amino-acid sequence MTIQLENERISVTILTKGAELASIKNKETGIEYLWQADPTYWGRHAPVLFPVVGRLKEDSYQVDGKSYPMNQHGFARDGDFEIVEQDDSSVTLELGATTETKRVYPFDFKLKIQYRLVGETVTTHYTVENPSSTEKLYFSIGAHPGFNIPLTKETVFEDYFLSFSPRKTRTTIPLTGAYLNTPAKTLAQTNTDIALSRHLFDNDALIYEVKGENIFTIKSEKTPHSVSVKFTDFPYVGVWSPPKTDAPFVCIEPWFGIADTFDANGNLKEKLGIQSLEPTQQFDAEFDITVS; translated from the coding sequence ATGACGATTCAACTAGAAAATGAACGAATTAGTGTCACTATTTTAACTAAAGGTGCTGAATTAGCTAGCATTAAAAATAAAGAGACAGGAATTGAATATTTATGGCAAGCGGATCCAACCTATTGGGGACGACATGCACCGGTTTTATTCCCTGTTGTCGGTCGTTTAAAGGAAGATAGCTATCAAGTTGATGGGAAAAGCTATCCAATGAATCAGCATGGTTTTGCACGTGATGGGGACTTCGAAATAGTTGAACAAGATGATTCATCTGTAACATTAGAGTTAGGTGCAACAACTGAAACAAAACGTGTTTATCCTTTTGACTTTAAGTTAAAGATTCAGTATCGCCTAGTGGGAGAAACAGTTACAACTCACTATACGGTTGAAAATCCAAGCTCGACTGAAAAACTTTATTTTTCAATTGGTGCTCATCCAGGCTTTAATATCCCTTTGACAAAAGAGACGGTGTTTGAAGATTATTTCTTGAGTTTTTCACCTAGAAAAACAAGAACAACCATTCCTTTGACAGGGGCTTATCTAAATACGCCAGCTAAAACATTAGCTCAAACAAATACGGATATTGCACTTAGTCGTCATTTATTTGATAATGATGCCTTGATATATGAAGTAAAAGGCGAAAATATTTTTACAATTAAGTCTGAAAAAACACCTCATAGTGTGTCTGTTAAATTTACTGACTTCCCGTATGTTGGTGTGTGGTCACCACCCAAAACGGATGCGCCTTTTGTATGTATTGAACCCTGGTTTGGAATTGCAGATACATTTGATGCCAACGGAAATCTAAAAGAAAAACTAGGTATTCAAAGCTTAGAACCGACTCAACAGTTTGATGCCGAATTTGATATTACCGTTAGTTAG
- the parE gene encoding DNA topoisomerase IV subunit B — translation MPKKINMEYNDEAIQVLEGLEAVRKRPGMYIGSTDSRGLHHLVYEIVDNSVDEALSGYGTEITVTLHKDTSVSVKDNGRGMPVGMHASGIPTAQVIFTVLHAGGKFGQGGYKTSGGLHGVGASVVNALSEWLVVTIVRDGVVYEQRFKNGGIPVDTLKKIRNTKEKNGTTVHFKPDTTIFSTVNYSYDILSERLRESAFLLKGLKIELIDERTEKSEIFHYEEGIKEFVEYLNEEKDHLNPVAYFSGENNQIEIEFAFQYNDGYSENILSFVNNVRTKDGGTHESGMKTSLTKAFNEYARKVNLLKEKDKNLEGSDFREGLAAIISVRIPEDLLQFEGQTKGKLGTPQARAAVDAVVGEQLGFYLIENGETSQMLVRKALKAREARDAARKAREESRNGKKRKKNESLLSGKLTPAQSRNPKRNEIYLVEGDSAGGSAKQGRDRKFQAILPLRGKVINTEKAKLQDILKNEEINTMIYTIGAGVGAEFDLADCNYDKVIIMTDADTDGAHIQVLLLTFFYRYMKPLIEAGKVYIALPPLYKISKGIGKKEVIEYAWTDDELEAKTKKVGKGYILQRYKGLGEMNADQLWETTMDPETRTLIRVRIDDAAQAERRVSTLMGDKVEPRRKWIESHVEFSLEDGGSILENSQMMEASNEQVALFETEGSVEDGN, via the coding sequence ATGCCGAAAAAAATAAATATGGAATATAACGATGAAGCCATCCAAGTTCTTGAAGGACTTGAGGCCGTTAGAAAACGTCCAGGAATGTACATTGGATCAACTGATAGCCGTGGGTTACATCACTTAGTTTATGAAATTGTTGATAATTCAGTTGATGAGGCTTTATCAGGTTATGGTACAGAAATTACTGTTACGCTACACAAAGATACTAGCGTCAGTGTGAAAGATAATGGTCGTGGTATGCCCGTTGGTATGCATGCGTCTGGAATTCCCACTGCTCAAGTTATTTTTACTGTCCTGCATGCTGGGGGTAAATTTGGTCAAGGTGGCTATAAAACCTCAGGAGGCTTACACGGGGTTGGAGCAAGTGTTGTAAATGCTCTTTCTGAATGGCTAGTTGTTACAATTGTGAGAGATGGTGTCGTTTATGAACAACGCTTTAAAAATGGCGGAATTCCAGTTGACACACTGAAAAAAATTCGAAATACAAAAGAAAAAAATGGAACGACTGTGCATTTCAAGCCAGATACAACTATTTTTTCGACCGTCAACTATTCGTATGATATTTTATCTGAACGTTTAAGAGAATCTGCTTTTCTCTTAAAAGGACTAAAGATTGAATTAATTGATGAACGTACAGAAAAAAGTGAGATTTTTCATTATGAAGAAGGAATTAAAGAATTTGTTGAGTATTTAAATGAAGAAAAAGATCATTTAAATCCTGTTGCCTATTTTTCTGGTGAAAACAATCAAATTGAAATTGAATTTGCTTTTCAATACAACGATGGATATTCAGAGAATATTTTATCATTTGTTAATAATGTCCGGACTAAAGATGGTGGAACACACGAATCTGGGATGAAAACATCATTAACAAAAGCGTTCAATGAATATGCGCGTAAAGTCAATTTGTTAAAAGAAAAAGATAAGAATCTTGAAGGTAGTGATTTCCGTGAAGGACTTGCGGCAATTATTTCAGTACGTATCCCCGAAGATTTACTTCAATTCGAAGGACAAACCAAAGGGAAATTAGGTACACCACAAGCACGTGCTGCAGTTGATGCTGTTGTAGGTGAGCAACTTGGTTTCTATTTAATTGAAAATGGAGAAACTAGCCAAATGTTGGTTCGTAAAGCTTTAAAAGCGCGTGAAGCTAGAGACGCTGCTCGTAAAGCACGTGAAGAAAGCCGAAATGGCAAGAAGCGCAAGAAAAACGAATCTTTACTATCTGGCAAATTAACTCCGGCTCAAAGCCGTAATCCTAAACGGAATGAGATTTATTTAGTCGAAGGAGATTCCGCTGGTGGTTCTGCTAAACAAGGACGCGATCGGAAATTCCAAGCTATTTTGCCATTACGTGGGAAAGTAATTAATACTGAAAAAGCTAAACTACAAGATATTTTAAAAAATGAAGAGATCAATACAATGATTTATACTATCGGGGCAGGTGTTGGTGCTGAATTCGATTTAGCTGACTGTAATTACGATAAAGTTATTATCATGACCGATGCCGATACAGATGGAGCACATATTCAAGTTCTGTTGCTGACTTTCTTTTACCGTTATATGAAACCTCTTATTGAAGCAGGGAAAGTTTATATTGCTTTGCCGCCTTTATATAAAATTTCAAAAGGCATTGGCAAAAAAGAAGTAATTGAATATGCTTGGACAGATGACGAGCTAGAAGCGAAAACAAAAAAAGTTGGAAAAGGCTACATTTTACAGCGTTATAAAGGTCTTGGGGAAATGAATGCCGATCAACTATGGGAAACGACAATGGATCCTGAAACAAGAACGTTGATTCGAGTGCGAATTGATGATGCTGCACAAGCAGAACGTCGTGTTTCTACCTTGATGGGGGATAAAGTTGAACCTCGTCGTAAATGGATTGAATCCCATGTTGAGTTCTCGTTAGAAGACGGTGGTAGTATTTTAGAAAATAGCCAAATGATGGAAGCGAGCAATGAACAAGTAGCGTTATTTGAAACAGAAGGAAGTGTTGAAGATGGAAATTAG
- the parC gene encoding DNA topoisomerase IV subunit A: protein MEIRSDIQELTLEEVMGDRFGRYSKYIIQERALPDIRDGLKPVQRRILYAMNVEGNTSEKGFRKSAKTVGNVIGNYHPHGDSSVYEAMVRISQDWKLREVLVEMHGNNGSMDGDPPAAMRYTEARLSKISAELLRDIEKETVDFVLNFDDTDKEPTVLPAKFPNLLVNGATGISAGYATDIPPHNLSEVVDATIHLIDNPEATVEELMHHLKGPDFPTGGILQGIDGIRQAYKTGKGKVIVRSKTHIEDLRGGKQQIVITEIPFEVNKSVMVKRMDEIRLNKKIDGIAEVRDESDRTGLQIVVELKKDANAEGILTYLLKNTDLQVSYNFNMVAIDKKRPEQVGIVRMLSAYIEHQREVITRRTNFNLFKAESRQHIVEGLIKALSILDKVIAAIRSSKDKKNAKENLIKEFTFTEPQAEAIVSLQLYRLTNTDITALEKEAKELAASISSYRKILDSPKEMARVLKNELKEIQEKFRTPRRTIIQDAIEELKIDTEVLVSQEEVIVSVTREGYLKRSSLRSYSASKPEEIGLKDGDLPIFVKQMNTLNHLLMFTSNGNLIYRPVHEIADLRWKDIGEHISQTIGLAMDETIVKTIGLVDYLPEATFTFITKAGMIKQTAVADFVAGRGYKTRATVAMKLKQEDDHLIEVVYSENPANKDVFLVTNRGFGLRYPLSEVPVVGSKAAGVKAINLKEHDYVVNGILMATDSTRTNVVMLTQRGAVKKMNVSEFDILGRAKRGLLVLRELKKNPHRMIFMQAVEKDTTINVVTTKGKEFIVNTDSYQVSDRYSNGSFILDETTDGEPQDCQIILPYPVIVKDNGKN, encoded by the coding sequence ATGGAAATTAGATCTGATATTCAGGAACTGACCCTTGAAGAAGTAATGGGTGATCGTTTTGGACGATACTCTAAATATATTATTCAAGAGCGGGCACTTCCAGATATTCGTGACGGTTTAAAACCTGTTCAACGCCGTATTTTATATGCGATGAATGTTGAGGGAAACACATCAGAAAAAGGCTTTAGAAAATCAGCCAAAACAGTCGGAAACGTAATTGGTAACTATCATCCTCATGGAGACTCAAGTGTCTATGAAGCTATGGTACGGATTAGTCAAGATTGGAAATTACGTGAAGTTCTAGTGGAAATGCATGGAAACAATGGGAGTATGGATGGAGATCCACCTGCTGCAATGCGTTATACAGAAGCACGTTTATCAAAAATTTCAGCTGAATTACTACGTGATATTGAAAAAGAAACGGTTGATTTCGTATTAAACTTTGATGATACAGACAAAGAGCCAACTGTATTACCTGCAAAATTCCCTAATTTACTTGTAAATGGAGCAACAGGGATCTCAGCTGGTTATGCAACAGATATCCCACCACATAATCTGAGTGAGGTGGTTGATGCGACAATTCATTTAATTGATAATCCTGAAGCTACGGTTGAAGAATTGATGCACCACTTGAAAGGACCGGATTTCCCAACTGGTGGTATTTTGCAAGGAATTGATGGCATTCGCCAAGCCTATAAAACAGGTAAAGGCAAAGTTATCGTTCGTTCTAAAACGCACATTGAAGATTTACGTGGTGGAAAACAACAAATAGTGATTACTGAAATTCCTTTTGAAGTGAACAAATCAGTGATGGTTAAGCGTATGGATGAAATTCGTCTAAACAAAAAAATTGATGGAATCGCTGAAGTTCGTGATGAATCCGATCGAACAGGTTTACAAATTGTTGTTGAATTGAAGAAAGATGCAAATGCTGAAGGTATCTTAACGTATTTGTTAAAAAATACAGACTTACAAGTTTCATATAACTTTAATATGGTTGCGATTGATAAAAAACGCCCTGAACAAGTCGGTATTGTGCGAATGTTATCTGCATATATTGAACATCAGCGTGAGGTTATTACTCGTCGGACTAACTTTAATTTATTTAAAGCAGAGTCGAGACAACATATTGTTGAAGGTTTAATTAAAGCTTTGTCGATTTTAGATAAAGTGATTGCGGCTATCAGAAGTAGTAAAGATAAGAAAAATGCGAAAGAAAATTTAATTAAAGAGTTTACTTTTACAGAACCTCAAGCAGAAGCCATTGTTTCTTTACAACTATACCGTTTAACTAATACGGATATTACTGCGTTGGAAAAAGAAGCTAAAGAATTGGCAGCTAGTATTTCTTCTTATCGTAAAATTTTAGATAGTCCAAAAGAAATGGCGCGTGTCTTGAAAAATGAATTGAAGGAGATTCAAGAAAAATTCAGAACTCCTCGTAGAACCATTATTCAAGATGCAATAGAAGAGCTTAAAATCGACACTGAGGTTCTTGTTTCACAAGAAGAAGTAATTGTGTCAGTGACGCGTGAAGGCTACTTAAAACGCAGTAGTTTGCGTTCTTACAGTGCTTCTAAACCAGAAGAGATTGGATTGAAAGACGGAGACTTACCAATTTTTGTTAAACAGATGAACACATTAAATCATCTATTAATGTTTACAAGCAATGGTAACTTAATTTATCGTCCTGTTCATGAAATTGCAGACTTACGATGGAAAGATATTGGCGAGCATATTTCCCAAACTATCGGATTAGCAATGGATGAAACAATTGTTAAAACAATTGGCTTAGTTGATTATTTACCAGAGGCGACCTTTACCTTTATTACGAAAGCCGGCATGATTAAGCAAACGGCAGTTGCCGATTTTGTTGCTGGTCGTGGATATAAGACGAGAGCAACCGTTGCGATGAAGTTGAAGCAAGAAGACGATCATCTCATTGAAGTTGTTTATTCTGAAAATCCTGCTAATAAAGATGTCTTTTTAGTAACGAATCGTGGATTTGGTTTACGTTATCCGTTATCGGAAGTCCCAGTAGTAGGCTCTAAAGCTGCCGGTGTCAAAGCGATTAATCTGAAAGAGCATGATTATGTTGTCAATGGCATTTTAATGGCTACAGACTCGACAAGAACAAACGTTGTGATGTTAACCCAACGTGGTGCTGTTAAGAAGATGAACGTAAGTGAGTTCGATATTTTAGGACGTGCTAAACGTGGATTACTTGTCTTGAGAGAATTGAAAAAAAATCCACACCGTATGATTTTCATGCAGGCAGTTGAGAAAGATACAACCATTAACGTTGTCACCACTAAAGGCAAAGAATTTATTGTGAATACAGATAGCTATCAAGTTAGTGATCGTTATTCAAATGGTTCCTTTATTTTAGACGAAACAACAGATGGCGAGCCACAAGATTGTCAAATCATTTTACCTTATCCTGTAATTGTAAAGGATAATGGGAAAAATTAA
- the pflA gene encoding pyruvate formate-lyase-activating protein produces the protein MSQPVIGTIHSTENFGTVDGPGVRFIVFTQGCRMRCQFCHNPDTWKIGGGKERSTDDILAEALRYKTYWGKDGGITVSGGEPLLQMEFLIDLFKKAKAAGVHTTLDSCGKPFTREEPFFSQFEELMKYTDLILFDIKHIDDEQHKVLTSLGNSNILEMAKYLSEINQPVWIRHVLVPQRTDYDEYLIRLSDFIKTLNNVKKVEVLPYHTMGLYKYQEMGIPYPLEGIETPSTERVNNAKKILQTADYTGYLN, from the coding sequence ATGTCACAACCTGTAATCGGTACAATTCACTCAACTGAAAATTTTGGCACGGTAGATGGACCAGGAGTTCGTTTTATCGTCTTTACACAAGGATGCCGGATGCGTTGTCAATTTTGTCACAATCCAGATACTTGGAAAATCGGTGGCGGAAAAGAACGTTCAACAGATGATATACTAGCAGAAGCCTTACGTTATAAAACGTATTGGGGTAAAGATGGTGGTATAACAGTCAGTGGTGGAGAACCTTTATTGCAAATGGAGTTTTTAATTGATTTATTTAAAAAGGCCAAAGCAGCAGGTGTGCATACAACCCTTGATTCTTGTGGCAAACCATTTACACGTGAAGAACCTTTCTTTAGTCAATTTGAAGAATTGATGAAATATACAGATTTGATTCTATTTGATATTAAGCATATTGATGATGAACAACATAAAGTTTTAACTAGTTTAGGTAATTCTAATATTCTAGAAATGGCTAAGTATTTATCTGAAATCAATCAACCTGTTTGGATTAGACACGTTCTAGTCCCACAGAGAACCGATTATGATGAGTATTTAATTCGCCTATCTGATTTCATTAAAACACTGAATAATGTTAAGAAAGTTGAAGTATTGCCTTACCATACAATGGGATTATATAAGTATCAAGAAATGGGTATTCCTTATCCTTTAGAGGGAATTGAAACGCCATCGACTGAACGTGTAAATAATGCGAAAAAAATCCTACAAACAGCTGACTATACAGGATATTTAAATTAG
- the codY gene encoding GTP-sensing pleiotropic transcriptional regulator CodY gives MNELLLKMRQINSMLQQEGGIDSAKVAKSGSLPFNSMVEILGNSLDANTYLISEKGRLLGFNEKHEINNERVKQMLQDKKFPQDYTTSMLSITETKANIGIESDYTAFPIENRDLVADGLTTLVPIYAAGERLGTIILARISREFTDSDLILAEYSATIVGMEILNQKSNQIEEETRSLAIVQMAIKTLSYSELKAVKAIFEELDGTEGRLVASTIADKIGITRSVIVNALRKLESGGIIDSRSLGMKGTYIRVNNSKFIQELAKEQIY, from the coding sequence ATGAACGAATTACTTTTGAAAATGCGTCAAATTAACAGCATGCTACAACAAGAAGGTGGCATTGATTCAGCTAAAGTCGCTAAATCTGGCTCCTTACCTTTTAACAGCATGGTCGAGATTTTAGGCAATTCATTAGATGCTAATACCTACTTGATTAGTGAAAAAGGTCGGTTATTAGGTTTTAATGAAAAGCATGAGATTAATAATGAACGTGTGAAACAAATGTTGCAAGATAAGAAATTTCCACAAGACTATACAACAAGTATGTTAAGCATTACTGAAACCAAGGCGAATATTGGGATTGAAAGTGATTATACGGCTTTTCCAATTGAGAATCGTGATTTAGTTGCGGATGGTTTAACAACTTTAGTGCCAATTTATGCTGCTGGAGAGCGATTAGGTACGATTATATTAGCTCGAATATCACGTGAATTTACAGATAGTGATTTAATTTTAGCTGAATATAGTGCGACTATTGTGGGAATGGAAATCCTTAATCAAAAATCGAATCAAATTGAGGAAGAAACAAGAAGCTTAGCAATTGTTCAGATGGCAATCAAAACATTGTCTTATAGCGAATTAAAAGCTGTTAAAGCTATTTTTGAAGAGTTAGATGGAACGGAAGGGCGTTTAGTTGCTTCCACAATTGCTGATAAGATTGGTATTACTCGTTCAGTTATTGTTAATGCATTAAGAAAGTTAGAATCAGGTGGGATTATCGATTCTCGTTCATTGGGTATGAAGGGAACTTACATCCGAGTCAACAACTCTAAATTTATTCAAGAATTAGCTAAAGAACAAATTTATTAA
- the plsY gene encoding glycerol-3-phosphate 1-O-acyltransferase PlsY — MAERNFLFKERVNLLEICIMLVIAYLLGSIPSGVWIGKIFYHKDIRNFGSGNSGTTNTYRVLGKKAGTAVLLMDILKGTLAASLPFFFHSDVNPLIIGLGAIVGHTYPIFAQFKGGKAVATSAGALLAYNPQFFVFCALLFITLIYVTRMVSLASIIAVLIIAPASWYYHDPILTTIASILMVFIILRHRGNITRILDGTENKVPFGLGYKKSKKTE, encoded by the coding sequence ATGGCGGAACGCAATTTTTTATTTAAGGAGCGAGTTAATTTGCTTGAAATCTGTATTATGTTAGTCATCGCCTACTTATTAGGCTCGATTCCTTCAGGTGTTTGGATTGGAAAAATTTTCTATCACAAAGATATTCGCAACTTTGGTAGTGGGAACTCTGGAACAACAAATACGTACCGAGTTTTAGGAAAAAAAGCAGGAACAGCTGTGTTACTAATGGATATTTTAAAAGGAACCTTAGCAGCAAGTTTACCTTTCTTTTTCCACAGTGATGTCAATCCTTTAATCATTGGCTTAGGAGCCATTGTTGGACACACATATCCTATCTTTGCTCAATTCAAAGGTGGAAAAGCTGTTGCTACAAGTGCTGGGGCATTATTAGCCTATAATCCTCAATTTTTCGTTTTTTGTGCCTTACTCTTTATCACACTAATCTACGTGACTAGAATGGTTAGCTTAGCTAGCATTATTGCGGTTTTGATTATTGCACCTGCTAGTTGGTATTATCATGATCCAATCTTAACCACCATCGCTTCAATCTTGATGGTCTTTATCATTTTAAGGCATCGTGGCAATATTACTAGAATCTTAGATGGAACTGAAAACAAAGTTCCCTTTGGACTGGGCTACAAAAAAAGTAAAAAAACTGAATAA
- a CDS encoding LysR family transcriptional regulator: MKTKSDNIFSSKTLNYFLQLADTMNYTQAAQLLGITQPALTQQIKKLERIAGAPLFYSVGKKLHLSDAGKTMLRTTHEVYDILNAATDEIQQTTSATIGKIRIGLLSSIEDKVFTDFIINYFNKFPDVEIALMMLPRNEIWEKLENNKIDLAIMYLPDESIKNWKPYKSKKIMDEEILFLHHDENLDKKKKIKMKDTTGKRWVTYPDSYYINEVLKESFKNQMADLPVVAGNYTTPAQLYKFSNATECYTALPNSFIKAHEKEAELKAIPFEPAIKFTMSFVFRSDKDQIPRIANFLQSFDAYMSESDYISRLKS; encoded by the coding sequence ATGAAAACAAAGTCAGACAATATTTTTTCATCTAAAACGTTAAATTATTTTTTACAGTTAGCTGATACAATGAATTATACACAAGCGGCTCAATTGTTAGGGATTACGCAACCAGCATTAACTCAACAAATAAAAAAATTAGAACGAATTGCAGGTGCGCCTTTATTTTATTCTGTTGGAAAAAAATTACATTTATCTGATGCAGGTAAAACAATGTTACGTACGACTCATGAAGTCTATGACATTTTAAATGCTGCCACAGATGAAATTCAACAAACAACCAGTGCAACTATTGGAAAAATCAGAATTGGCTTATTATCTTCAATTGAAGATAAAGTATTTACTGATTTTATTATTAATTATTTTAACAAGTTTCCTGACGTTGAAATTGCATTAATGATGTTGCCACGCAATGAAATTTGGGAAAAATTAGAGAATAACAAAATTGATTTAGCGATTATGTACTTACCAGATGAAAGTATCAAAAATTGGAAACCTTATAAATCTAAAAAAATTATGGATGAAGAAATTTTATTTTTACACCATGATGAAAATTTAGATAAAAAGAAAAAAATTAAAATGAAAGATACAACTGGTAAACGTTGGGTGACCTATCCAGATAGTTATTATATCAATGAAGTATTGAAAGAAAGTTTTAAAAATCAAATGGCAGACTTACCGGTTGTAGCTGGAAACTATACGACTCCAGCACAATTATATAAATTTAGTAACGCAACTGAGTGTTATACGGCGTTACCAAATTCATTTATCAAGGCCCATGAAAAAGAAGCTGAGCTAAAAGCCATTCCTTTTGAGCCAGCAATTAAATTTACAATGTCATTTGTTTTCCGAAGCGACAAAGATCAAATTCCACGCATCGCTAACTTCTTACAGTCATTTGATGCTTATATGAGTGAGTCTGATTATATTTCCCGCTTAAAATCATAA
- the pflB gene encoding formate C-acetyltransferase — MKQWNGFKGEKWRTSVNTRDFIQANYTEYTGDDSFLEPIAPSTDKLWTKLQELFDVQHEKNGVYDMDNNIPATITSHKPGYLIKEEETIVGLQTDVPLKQAFMPFGGINMANNALTANGFEVDDEMTSIFTDWRKTHNQGVFDAYTPEMRAARKNKIITGLPDAYGRGRIIGDYRRIALYGVDFLMKQKAKDHANTGNKVMTDDVIRLREEISEQYRALGQIKEMAASYGFDISQPAETAKEAIQWLYFGYLAAIKSQNGAAMSIGRISAFLDIYIQRDLEAGLITEFDAQEMIDHLIMKLRMVKFARTPDYNQLFSGYPIWATLSIAGMGLDGRSLVTKNDFRILHTLTNMGPSPEPNLTVLYSSKEPTGFRTFAAKIAKESSSIQFENDDLLRANWGSDDCAIACCVSATVVGKDMQFFGARANLAKAVLYAINGGVDEMTKAQVGPKFRPMTGDTLDYNEFISRYKDIMDWLAELYVNTLNVIHYMHDKYAYEAPQLALMDSDLKRTFATGIAGISHAADSLMAIKHGNVEVIRDENGLAIDYKPTNEFPTYGNDQEEADETANWILDYFMTQIKRQHTYRNSTPTTSLLTITSNVVYGKATGNTPDGRRAGKPLAPGANPSYQDGAFLGEKNGLLASLNSTARLNYGCALDGISNTQTINPTGLGKDEETRIDNLRNVMDGYFDNSGYHLNVNVFTNELLLDAQAHPEKYPNLTIRVSGYAVKFRDLTPEQQADVIARTSHDRL, encoded by the coding sequence ATGAAACAATGGAATGGATTCAAAGGCGAAAAATGGAGAACATCGGTTAACACAAGAGATTTTATCCAAGCAAACTACACAGAATACACAGGTGACGATTCATTTTTAGAACCTATTGCACCAAGTACAGATAAATTATGGACTAAACTACAAGAATTATTTGACGTTCAACATGAAAAAAATGGCGTTTATGATATGGATAACAATATTCCTGCAACAATTACTTCTCATAAACCAGGCTATTTAATTAAAGAAGAAGAAACTATTGTTGGTTTGCAAACAGACGTTCCATTGAAACAAGCTTTCATGCCATTTGGCGGAATTAATATGGCAAACAATGCATTGACAGCAAATGGTTTTGAAGTAGATGACGAAATGACAAGCATCTTTACGGACTGGCGTAAAACACATAACCAAGGTGTTTTTGATGCTTATACTCCTGAAATGCGTGCAGCTCGTAAAAATAAAATCATTACAGGTTTACCAGATGCTTATGGTCGTGGCCGTATCATTGGTGATTATCGTCGTATTGCTTTATACGGTGTTGATTTCTTAATGAAACAAAAAGCGAAAGACCATGCAAACACTGGGAATAAAGTCATGACTGATGACGTTATTCGTTTACGTGAAGAAATTTCTGAACAATATAGAGCTTTAGGTCAAATTAAAGAAATGGCTGCTTCATACGGTTTTGATATTTCTCAACCAGCAGAAACAGCTAAAGAAGCAATCCAATGGTTATACTTTGGTTATCTAGCAGCAATCAAATCACAAAATGGAGCAGCTATGTCAATTGGTCGTATCTCTGCTTTCTTAGATATCTATATCCAACGTGATTTAGAAGCTGGCTTGATTACTGAATTTGATGCTCAAGAAATGATTGATCATTTAATTATGAAATTACGTATGGTTAAATTTGCACGTACGCCAGACTATAATCAATTATTCTCTGGTTACCCAATTTGGGCAACTTTATCAATTGCTGGTATGGGATTAGATGGTCGTTCATTAGTAACTAAAAACGATTTCCGTATTCTGCATACACTAACAAATATGGGACCTTCTCCAGAGCCAAACTTAACTGTTTTATATTCTTCTAAAGAACCAACTGGTTTCAGAACATTTGCTGCTAAAATTGCGAAAGAAAGTTCTTCTATCCAGTTTGAAAATGATGATTTATTACGCGCTAATTGGGGATCTGATGACTGTGCAATTGCTTGTTGTGTATCTGCAACTGTAGTTGGTAAAGACATGCAATTCTTTGGTGCTCGTGCGAACTTAGCTAAAGCCGTTCTTTATGCAATCAACGGTGGTGTTGATGAAATGACTAAAGCACAAGTTGGTCCTAAATTCAGACCAATGACTGGTGATACACTAGATTACAATGAATTTATTTCACGCTACAAAGATATCATGGATTGGTTAGCAGAATTGTATGTAAATACATTAAATGTAATCCACTACATGCATGATAAATATGCTTATGAAGCACCACAATTAGCTTTGATGGACAGTGACTTGAAACGTACTTTTGCAACTGGTATTGCAGGTATTTCTCATGCTGCTGATAGCTTGATGGCAATTAAACACGGGAATGTAGAAGTTATTCGTGACGAAAATGGTTTAGCAATTGATTACAAACCAACTAATGAGTTCCCAACTTACGGAAACGATCAAGAAGAAGCAGATGAAACAGCAAACTGGATTCTTGATTACTTTATGACACAAATTAAACGTCAACACACATACCGTAATTCAACACCAACAACATCTCTATTGACAATTACGTCAAACGTTGTTTATGGTAAAGCTACTGGTAATACACCAGATGGTCGTCGTGCAGGTAAACCTTTAGCACCAGGAGCAAACCCAAGTTATCAAGATGGCGCGTTCTTAGGTGAAAAGAATGGATTATTAGCTTCACTTAATTCAACTGCTCGCTTAAACTACGGTTGCGCATTAGATGGAATTTCAAATACCCAAACAATCAATCCTACTGGTTTAGGTAAAGATGAAGAAACAAGAATTGATAACTTAAGAAACGTGATGGACGGTTACTTTGATAATAGTGGGTACCACTTAAACGTCAACGTCTTTACAAATGAGTTATTGCTTGATGCTCAAGCACATCCAGAAAAATATCCTAACTTAACAATTCGTGTATCTGGTTACGCAGTTAAATTCCGTGACTTGACACCTGAACAACAAGCGGATGTTATTGCTAGAACTTCACATGATCGTTTATAA